One genomic segment of Rhizobium viscosum includes these proteins:
- the xdhA gene encoding xanthine dehydrogenase small subunit produces MNDSIRFILNGEDVTLGNVRPTETLLDFLRLERRLTGTKEGCAEGDCGACTVLIGRLIDGKLFYESVNACIRFIGSLHATHVVTIEHLAAKDGTLHPVQQAMVDCHGSQCGFCTPGFVMSLYGLWLSNEKPDRAEIEKALQGNLCRCTGYEPIVKAAEQVSLQRPSTLFDPLEKTRAEIIARLWAMQASETISIASEEGRLIVPRSADALARVLAAEPTATIVAGSTDVGLWVTKQMRQLDPVIFINHLTELQSIIAGEYGITVGAGVTYTRALETIARKIPAFARLITRIGGDQVRNMGTIGGNIANGSPIGDSPPPLIALGAQLTLRSIEGVRRLPLEDYFIAYGKQDRKPGEFVESVFVPYPVADTKFAVYKISKRRDEDITAVLGAFYLVLDEAERVTEIHIAFGGMAAIPKRARSVEAELIGKPWSEATIEAARPAFDTDFQPLTDWRATAEYRQLTAKNLLTRFYLETVGAPAELKRFEEVA; encoded by the coding sequence ATGAACGACAGCATCCGTTTCATCCTCAATGGCGAGGACGTTACTTTGGGCAACGTCCGGCCGACCGAAACGCTTCTCGATTTTCTCCGGCTTGAGCGACGGCTGACAGGCACCAAGGAAGGCTGCGCCGAAGGCGATTGCGGCGCCTGCACCGTGCTGATTGGCCGGCTCATTGATGGCAAGCTCTTCTATGAATCCGTCAATGCCTGCATCCGCTTCATCGGCTCGCTGCACGCGACCCACGTCGTGACGATCGAGCACCTGGCTGCAAAGGATGGCACGCTGCATCCGGTGCAGCAGGCCATGGTCGATTGCCACGGTTCCCAATGCGGCTTCTGCACGCCTGGCTTCGTCATGTCCCTGTACGGGCTCTGGCTCTCCAACGAGAAGCCGGATCGTGCCGAGATCGAAAAGGCGCTGCAGGGCAATCTCTGTCGCTGCACCGGCTACGAGCCCATCGTCAAGGCCGCCGAGCAGGTGAGCCTGCAGCGCCCAAGCACGCTTTTCGATCCGCTTGAAAAGACCCGCGCCGAAATCATTGCCCGTCTCTGGGCCATGCAGGCATCGGAGACGATCTCGATTGCGTCAGAAGAGGGCCGCCTCATTGTGCCCCGCTCCGCCGACGCGCTTGCGCGGGTGCTGGCGGCCGAACCGACAGCGACCATCGTTGCCGGCTCCACCGATGTCGGCCTCTGGGTGACGAAGCAGATGCGTCAGCTAGATCCCGTCATCTTCATCAATCATCTGACGGAGCTTCAGTCGATCATCGCAGGCGAATACGGCATTACCGTCGGCGCCGGCGTCACCTATACCCGTGCGCTTGAGACCATCGCCCGCAAGATACCTGCCTTTGCCCGCCTCATAACGCGCATCGGCGGCGATCAGGTGCGCAACATGGGCACCATCGGCGGCAACATCGCCAACGGCTCGCCGATCGGCGACAGCCCGCCGCCCCTCATCGCGCTCGGCGCACAACTGACGCTGCGTTCGATCGAAGGTGTGCGCAGGCTGCCACTCGAGGATTACTTCATCGCCTATGGCAAACAGGATCGTAAACCGGGCGAATTCGTCGAGAGCGTCTTCGTGCCATACCCGGTCGCAGACACCAAGTTCGCCGTCTACAAGATCAGCAAACGCCGAGATGAGGATATTACCGCCGTGCTCGGTGCCTTCTATCTGGTGCTGGACGAAGCCGAGCGTGTCACCGAGATCCACATTGCCTTTGGCGGCATGGCGGCAATACCCAAGCGCGCCCGCAGCGTCGAGGCCGAGCTGATCGGCAAGCCTTGGAGCGAAGCGACCATCGAGGCTGCACGCCCTGCCTTTGACACCGACTTCCAGCCGCTGACGGACTGGCGCGCCACGGCGGAATATCGCCAGCTGACGGCCAAGAACCTGCTGACGCGGTTTTACCTTGAAACGGTCGGTGCGCCCGCCGAGCTGAAGCGGTTCGAGGAGGTGGCGTGA